The following are encoded in a window of Oncorhynchus keta strain PuntledgeMale-10-30-2019 chromosome 10, Oket_V2, whole genome shotgun sequence genomic DNA:
- the LOC118388372 gene encoding bcl-2-like protein 1: MSYSNRELVVFFISYRLSQRNYSCCQLGLEGACGRTEGDEAIANGSVGNYRNSRSNLAKPSSPQGGMEPVKAALRDSVDEFELRYTRAFSDLSSQLHITPATAYHSFESVMDEVFRDGVNWGRVVGLFAFGGALCVECVEKDMSPLVARIADWMTTYLDNHIQPWIQSQGGWDRFAEIFGRDAAADVRRSQESIIKWLLVGVILLSGVLVGTLIMKKRQ, encoded by the exons ATGTCTTACAGTAACAGGGAACTGGTGGTGTTTTTTATAAGCTATAGACTGTCCCAGAGGAATTATTCATGTTGTCAATTGGGGCTGGAGGGTGCTTGTGGACGGACTGAGGGAGATGAGGCCATTGCAAATGGGTCTGTGGGGAACTACCGGAACAGCAGAAGCAATTTGGCGAAGCCCTCCTCTCCACAGGGGGGCATGGAGCCGGTGAAAGCAGCACTACGGGACTCAGTGGATGAGTTTGAGCTGCGCTACACCCGCGCCTTCAGTGACCTCTCCTCCCAGCTCCACATCACCCCTGCCACAGCCTACCACAGCTTTGAGAGTGTGATGGACGAAGTGTTCAGGGACGGGGTCAACTGGGGTCGCGTGGTGGGTCTGTTTGCTTTCGGCGGGGCCTTGTGTGTCGAGTGTGTTGAGAAGGATATGAGCCCACTGGTGGCGCGCATCGCAGATTGGATGACCACCTACCTGGACAACCATATCCAGCCCTGGATCCAGAGCCAAGGAGGATGG GACCGTTTTGCAGAGATCTTTGGCAGAGATGCTGCTGCAGATGTTCGACGGTCCCAGGAGAGCATAATTAAATGGCTGCTAGTTGGGGTGATTCTGCTTTCAGGAGTGCTGGTCGGCACTCTCATCATGAAGAAACGCCAATGA
- the adnpa gene encoding activity-dependent neuroprotective protein a isoform X2, which produces MYQLPVNNLTRIRRARKQVKAALCDIGLEYCKEQAEDLKEFCPDENYVKNTLCLELCSWDPTFSKTQEYRSKPFCCTECNFSSKYYSGYKNHFRNVHRHNFENRILLNCPYCTFTASKKTMETHVKVFHISSVARQGLGGYQGAAVGANNKVEKAMYYCKKCNFRDPLYNVVRRHIYREHFQHVVSPYVAMVSETSVKNGANAVNGNNILCKRCQFSTRSYEALVQHVIEYHERIGSQVTTMIGHANVVVSRPQSYGMAQKGSVMTGGRTLTSEQVSHMVGVHLKQGPTGLKNVTCQSSIAGQRLTIPGNVGLGEGANASLTSQTQKWKMCTVCNELFPENLYSAHFEKAHRAKKVWAIAKYIMKIHNFTSKCLLCNRYLPSDTLLNHMLIHGLTCPQCHASFNNVEKMLDHVGQAHPDDFVGPPAASPLTFDLTIGQAKNKIIQLIVITYNMKEPVAAQEQSMASHAQNSFHTPVKSMPSKMPVNKKDMLARSQATVSGSNEVGKTLCPLCFTILKGPISDALSQHLRERHQVLQTMHPVEKKMTYKCIHCLGVYTSNMVASTITLHLVQCRAVGRAQKGLGPKSALTLNSSGAGFLKRQLPSQPMSGSKRMKIKNDVYSPMSMDKPGEAVDLVLDPRNYEHKTYEARKAFLTTYFNRCPYLTSQEEEKLSASLWLWKSDIASHFANRRRSCEGDCETRKLKVLLGFDMQALKGLKHDMDFEEKTKLPITSVEKAFKSRPALNTDQRKQCETINCTLKLSTYTEPISIDSSDSESEPEDCSIENGQVDTPKSVDVTS; this is translated from the exons ATGTATCAACTCCCTGTGAACAACCTCACTAGGATACGGAGAGCAAGGAAACAGGTGAAGGcggcactttgtgacattgggcTGGAGTACTGTAAGGAGCAAGCGGAG GACCTCAAAGAATTTTGCCCAGATGAGAACTATGTGAAGAATACTCTCTGTCTGGAACTTTGTTCATGGGATCCGACATTCTCAAAAACACAG gagtACCGGTCAAAACCTTTCTGCTGCACAGAGTGCAACTTCTCTTCCAAGTACTACTCGGGCTACAAAAACCACTTCCGAAATGTCCACAGGCACAACTTTGAGAACCGCATCCTGCTCAACTGCCCTTACTGCACCTTCACTGCGAGCAAGAAGACAATGGAAACGCATGTCAAGGTCTTCCACATATCTAGTGTGGCACGTCAGGGTCTAGGGGGCTACCAGGGGGCTGCTGTGGGGGCAAATAACAAGGTGGAGAAGGCAATGTACTATTGCAAGAAGTGTAACTTCCGGGACCCTCTGTACAATGTTGTGCGAAGGCACATCTACAGGGAGCACTTCCAGCATGTGGTCTCACCCTATGTTGCCATGGTCTCAGAAACATCAGTCAAAAATGGAGCCAATGCTGTCAACGGCAACAACATCCTCTGTAAGCGCTGTCAGTTCTCCACCCGTAGTTATGAGGCGCTAGTGCAGCATGTCATTGAATATCATGAGCGCATTGGCTCTCAGGTGACAACCATGATTGGACATGCTAATGTTGTGGTGTCCAGACCGCAAAGCTATGGGATGGCCCAGAAGGGTTCTGTGATGACTGGGGGTCGTACCCTGACGTCTGAACAGGTTAGCCATATGGTAGGGGTCCATCTAAAGCAGGGACCTACTGGACtaaagaatgtgacatgtcagtcCTCTATTGCTGGCCAGCGTTTGACCATTCCTGGCAATGTTGGTTTGGGAGAAGGTGCTAATGCTAGTCTTACATCCCAAACACAGAAGTGGAAAATGTGCACGGTCTGCAATGAGCTCTTCCCTGAAAACCTGTACAGTGCTCATTTTGAGAAGGCACACAGGGCTAAGAAGGTATGGGCAATTGCCAAGTATATCATGAAGATCCACAACTTCACCAGTAAGTGTTTGCTTTGCAACCGATATCTGCCTAGTGACACATTGCTTAACCACATGCTGATTCATGGGCTCACCTGCCCACAGTGTCATGCCAGCTTCAATAATGTGGAGAAAATGCTAGATCATGTGGGGCAGGCTCATCCAGATGACTTTGTTGGTCCTCCAGCCGCCTCCCCGCTTACTTTCGACCTCACGATTGGGCAGGCTAAGAACAAAATCATACAGCTTATTGTTATAACCTATAACATGAAGGAACCTGTAGCTGCTCAGGAGCAGTCTATGGCTTCCCATGCCCAGAACAGCTTCCACACTCCAGTGAAGAGTATGCCTTCAAAGATGCCAGTGAATAAGAAAGACATGCTTGCCAGAAGTCAAGCCACTGTATCTGGCAGCAATGAGGTTGGCAAGACCTTATGTCCACTATGTTTTACCATCCTCAAGGGTCCTATATCTGATGCCTTGTCACAGCATCTGAGAGAACGACACCAAGTGCTTCAGACAATGCACCCTGTGGAGAAGAAGATGACATACAAGTGCATCCACTGTTTGGGCGTCTATACTAGCAACATGGTGGCCTCCACGATCACTCTGCACCTTGTGCAGTGCCGAGCTGTGGGAAGGGCCCAGAAGGGCCTGGGACCAAAGTCTGCCTTGACACTCAACTCCTCTGGTGCAGGGTTCTTAAAGCGTCAGCTACCCTCCCAACCCATGTCTGGCTCCAAGAGGATGAAGATAAAAAATGATGTATATTCCCCCATGAGTATGGACAAGCCAGGGGAGGCTGTGGATCTAGTGTTGGACCCTAGGAACTATGAGCACAAGACTTATGAAGCACGCAAAGCCTTCCTCACGACCTATTTCAATCGTTGCCCCTATTTAACTTCACAGGAAGAAGAGAAGCTGTCTGCAAGCCTGTGGCTCTGGAAGTCTGACATTGCCAGTCACTTCGCTAATCGACGGAGGTCATGTGAGGGAGATTGTGAGACCAGGAAATTGAAAGTGCTACTTGGCTTTGACATGCAGGCACTCAAGGGACTGAAGCATGACATGGACTTTGAGGAGAAAACCAAGCTCCCCATCACATCAGTGGAGAAGGCCTTTAAGTCTAGGCCGGCACTTAACACAGACCAAAGAAAGCAATGCGAGACCATTAACTGTACCCTCAAGCTAAGTACTTACACAGAACCCATATCTATTGACTCTTCTGATAGTGAGTCGGAACCAGAGGACTGTTCCATTGAGAATGGGCAAGTTGACACACCAAAATCTGTGGATGTCACGTCTTAA
- the adnpa gene encoding activity-dependent neuroprotective protein a isoform X1, which produces MIVGFNCNSLIGHSGKMYQLPVNNLTRIRRARKQVKAALCDIGLEYCKEQAEDLKEFCPDENYVKNTLCLELCSWDPTFSKTQEYRSKPFCCTECNFSSKYYSGYKNHFRNVHRHNFENRILLNCPYCTFTASKKTMETHVKVFHISSVARQGLGGYQGAAVGANNKVEKAMYYCKKCNFRDPLYNVVRRHIYREHFQHVVSPYVAMVSETSVKNGANAVNGNNILCKRCQFSTRSYEALVQHVIEYHERIGSQVTTMIGHANVVVSRPQSYGMAQKGSVMTGGRTLTSEQVSHMVGVHLKQGPTGLKNVTCQSSIAGQRLTIPGNVGLGEGANASLTSQTQKWKMCTVCNELFPENLYSAHFEKAHRAKKVWAIAKYIMKIHNFTSKCLLCNRYLPSDTLLNHMLIHGLTCPQCHASFNNVEKMLDHVGQAHPDDFVGPPAASPLTFDLTIGQAKNKIIQLIVITYNMKEPVAAQEQSMASHAQNSFHTPVKSMPSKMPVNKKDMLARSQATVSGSNEVGKTLCPLCFTILKGPISDALSQHLRERHQVLQTMHPVEKKMTYKCIHCLGVYTSNMVASTITLHLVQCRAVGRAQKGLGPKSALTLNSSGAGFLKRQLPSQPMSGSKRMKIKNDVYSPMSMDKPGEAVDLVLDPRNYEHKTYEARKAFLTTYFNRCPYLTSQEEEKLSASLWLWKSDIASHFANRRRSCEGDCETRKLKVLLGFDMQALKGLKHDMDFEEKTKLPITSVEKAFKSRPALNTDQRKQCETINCTLKLSTYTEPISIDSSDSESEPEDCSIENGQVDTPKSVDVTS; this is translated from the exons ATGATTGTCGGATTCAATTGTAACAGTCTAATTGGCCAT TCTGGAAAGATGTATCAACTCCCTGTGAACAACCTCACTAGGATACGGAGAGCAAGGAAACAGGTGAAGGcggcactttgtgacattgggcTGGAGTACTGTAAGGAGCAAGCGGAG GACCTCAAAGAATTTTGCCCAGATGAGAACTATGTGAAGAATACTCTCTGTCTGGAACTTTGTTCATGGGATCCGACATTCTCAAAAACACAG gagtACCGGTCAAAACCTTTCTGCTGCACAGAGTGCAACTTCTCTTCCAAGTACTACTCGGGCTACAAAAACCACTTCCGAAATGTCCACAGGCACAACTTTGAGAACCGCATCCTGCTCAACTGCCCTTACTGCACCTTCACTGCGAGCAAGAAGACAATGGAAACGCATGTCAAGGTCTTCCACATATCTAGTGTGGCACGTCAGGGTCTAGGGGGCTACCAGGGGGCTGCTGTGGGGGCAAATAACAAGGTGGAGAAGGCAATGTACTATTGCAAGAAGTGTAACTTCCGGGACCCTCTGTACAATGTTGTGCGAAGGCACATCTACAGGGAGCACTTCCAGCATGTGGTCTCACCCTATGTTGCCATGGTCTCAGAAACATCAGTCAAAAATGGAGCCAATGCTGTCAACGGCAACAACATCCTCTGTAAGCGCTGTCAGTTCTCCACCCGTAGTTATGAGGCGCTAGTGCAGCATGTCATTGAATATCATGAGCGCATTGGCTCTCAGGTGACAACCATGATTGGACATGCTAATGTTGTGGTGTCCAGACCGCAAAGCTATGGGATGGCCCAGAAGGGTTCTGTGATGACTGGGGGTCGTACCCTGACGTCTGAACAGGTTAGCCATATGGTAGGGGTCCATCTAAAGCAGGGACCTACTGGACtaaagaatgtgacatgtcagtcCTCTATTGCTGGCCAGCGTTTGACCATTCCTGGCAATGTTGGTTTGGGAGAAGGTGCTAATGCTAGTCTTACATCCCAAACACAGAAGTGGAAAATGTGCACGGTCTGCAATGAGCTCTTCCCTGAAAACCTGTACAGTGCTCATTTTGAGAAGGCACACAGGGCTAAGAAGGTATGGGCAATTGCCAAGTATATCATGAAGATCCACAACTTCACCAGTAAGTGTTTGCTTTGCAACCGATATCTGCCTAGTGACACATTGCTTAACCACATGCTGATTCATGGGCTCACCTGCCCACAGTGTCATGCCAGCTTCAATAATGTGGAGAAAATGCTAGATCATGTGGGGCAGGCTCATCCAGATGACTTTGTTGGTCCTCCAGCCGCCTCCCCGCTTACTTTCGACCTCACGATTGGGCAGGCTAAGAACAAAATCATACAGCTTATTGTTATAACCTATAACATGAAGGAACCTGTAGCTGCTCAGGAGCAGTCTATGGCTTCCCATGCCCAGAACAGCTTCCACACTCCAGTGAAGAGTATGCCTTCAAAGATGCCAGTGAATAAGAAAGACATGCTTGCCAGAAGTCAAGCCACTGTATCTGGCAGCAATGAGGTTGGCAAGACCTTATGTCCACTATGTTTTACCATCCTCAAGGGTCCTATATCTGATGCCTTGTCACAGCATCTGAGAGAACGACACCAAGTGCTTCAGACAATGCACCCTGTGGAGAAGAAGATGACATACAAGTGCATCCACTGTTTGGGCGTCTATACTAGCAACATGGTGGCCTCCACGATCACTCTGCACCTTGTGCAGTGCCGAGCTGTGGGAAGGGCCCAGAAGGGCCTGGGACCAAAGTCTGCCTTGACACTCAACTCCTCTGGTGCAGGGTTCTTAAAGCGTCAGCTACCCTCCCAACCCATGTCTGGCTCCAAGAGGATGAAGATAAAAAATGATGTATATTCCCCCATGAGTATGGACAAGCCAGGGGAGGCTGTGGATCTAGTGTTGGACCCTAGGAACTATGAGCACAAGACTTATGAAGCACGCAAAGCCTTCCTCACGACCTATTTCAATCGTTGCCCCTATTTAACTTCACAGGAAGAAGAGAAGCTGTCTGCAAGCCTGTGGCTCTGGAAGTCTGACATTGCCAGTCACTTCGCTAATCGACGGAGGTCATGTGAGGGAGATTGTGAGACCAGGAAATTGAAAGTGCTACTTGGCTTTGACATGCAGGCACTCAAGGGACTGAAGCATGACATGGACTTTGAGGAGAAAACCAAGCTCCCCATCACATCAGTGGAGAAGGCCTTTAAGTCTAGGCCGGCACTTAACACAGACCAAAGAAAGCAATGCGAGACCATTAACTGTACCCTCAAGCTAAGTACTTACACAGAACCCATATCTATTGACTCTTCTGATAGTGAGTCGGAACCAGAGGACTGTTCCATTGAGAATGGGCAAGTTGACACACCAAAATCTGTGGATGTCACGTCTTAA